The DNA window aacggaacgaatcagagaagcgaaagaaaagttgtgtcctgttctccttatatattttatactgtgcaaccagtaaaacattttctgttctgtagacatggtcgttatttattcattcatgttctaccagtccaatatgactgtcagttgaaataaaccttgtgttgtgagaaaacttgtttaatttgttatgaatctattttgatgtgttttcccgtaacttttgtaattttacatatgtttaaaaatatcgaaattaatatcgatattgcaatattcgtaatcaatatcgcaatatcacattttgtcaatatcgtacAACTCTACTTTAGTCACCAGGAAAAGTACCTGCTGGCCTGGAGTCAAATTCAAAATTGATAGAAcatgttttgttgctgttgatCTACAGTGAGGCGGATTAAGGCATGCATAAACATGAGGCTGGGGCGCTCCAGGTTATCTCTCCTAAAACATCTGTGCCCTTTGTAATGATCAGCGTGACAGTATGTAAGTAACTTTCTCACATTTTCTTCTATCCCTTTCTTCCTTCTGATGCACCCATCCCAAATGTTATACATAATGTATTCATCCATCTTTGTGTCCACTTTCCAAAAGGGTTTCTTATGTTCCTGCTCTGCCCCGGTCAACTGAGAGCACAGCTGGGGACTACAGCCAACATTAAACACATTGTGGTTGGAAGGTGTTACAATTACATCACACTAGTTAACCCCAGCTTGAGGTACTGTACGGTAACTTTAAACTCATGTCCTTACATTTCCAATTTTGGGTGAGACTCAAATTGAGCCTCTAAACTTGAAAATTTCCTCCCAAGCAGAAGAATCTTTGCTGGCAAATGATCAGGGTGACAGTtacatctttaaatgtcttgatttgtctgaccaacagtccaaaacccaaagataacTCAGTTTACCATCGTAAATAAACTAAGTAAActagcaaatattcacatttaaggagcTGAAACAAGAGAATTTGGGCATATTTTATGATAAATCGATTCATTATGTAGTCTATgacatgtaaaataaaaatcagaatCTAAGGTGACGTAATCgaatgtcttgtttagtccGACCAGCcttcaaaaacaaacatactggataggagaaaaacagcaaatcttCCCATTTGAGAAGCTGCAGGCACAAAATATTTTGCCAATTTGCAAGCGTGTACGTTTAACGACTAATTATCAAAAAAGACACTTATTTGCTGCAGCcctaaagtaaaataaagataCATTTCATTGTCATGTGTAGGTTGGACTGTGAGGAGATCTGGAGACAGTTTGAAGAGGCGGTTGTCCGTCAGTCTTCTTGTAATGTGACGGTGGAGCATTATCGTCACATGTTTTACTCCATGCCACAGACCTGGCCCTGTGATAGGGTGAGGAAGActggttcttttttcttttccttttttttgaaTACTTTTtgttacaatttacactctttTGGTATTACACACtacaccagtggttctcaaccttttcgaGTTGCCACCCCCAGAATAATGAGGTTCGTGTTCGTGGACCCCCCCCCCTTGACAATGCGAAAAAGAGAACTTTTGTAAATGCTCTCattaatacatgtaaacaaGTAATGTTTTGCTTTAATGATTTTTAGTTTTAGCAGCTAGCACCCAGCCTTGTCCAAATGCCCCAGGCAGATTTTTGATGCGCTTGTGATATTTCTCTTCCCCTGACCTGCCTTAAGACCTCTTTCTGTGTTCCAGGACCTCCAGATTTATGAATGAAGCTCTAAATATATAACCCATGAAATGTACCACTCACATAGTAATGTAAAAACCATTCCCCAGTCTAAAATGTTATTACAATTTTTGTCTCCACCACCATCTGGCGACCCCCAGAAGTGAGCTCGCAACccaaggttgagaaccactacactacacacaggcctgaaatacatacacacacgctcaggtcctatacatgcgcaattggagagatgtcagagtgagtgggcttcGACTGCTGGACAGGCGCCCTGAGGGGGGGGTtaggtgccttgctcaagaacACCTTGGCAATGCCCAGGAGGATGGAGGACAGGTACTTGAACCAGTGACCCTCCGGTCCCTACGGACTGGGCTACTTCCACCATACCTTTCGAAATGCGATACACGTTCATCATTTTTCATTAGATATCAAAAGCTGCTTTATCACATTTCCCTTTCCTTCTGTTCAGTTCCTCTTCTGGAGTAAAACCAGGACGCTGATGCACAGCTATGCAGCTGTTGTACGTCACTTCTGGACCCTGGAGGACACGCTGGCTGGCTACATGTTCAACGACCTCATCTGGTGTGGACAAGAGGAAGACTCCGGTAGATCTTTTCTAGTTTTAACAAGACAGAGATGACTGAATGACAAGAAAAGAGGCACTGTCTCtcagatggggactcgagtcgcacaaacagctgacttcagacttgacttgcgactcgacccaaaagacttcagacttgactcggactcgagcttcgagactcgtcaacaacctgttttcatgcaattgttgttttttaaatctaaattttttatgtatttctattttcttttattggcgcatatatgTTGGGGAAACGCATGCGCTATGCTTATGTGCGCAACTTTACAGTACTAAAAGTGTAGTGAAAAAATCCTCCCtgtactgtacactacctgctcagcagcaaacagcagacagacagagttagcaactagctggtgaacatagtggagcatttagcagctaaaaactCAAATATTTCCCTTtaagagttggtggagaccaaaagcAGAGTTTAAAGAGAGATAAAATTGGACTTACAGTCATCAAGTGGAtacaaacacgactccaaacCAATGATAATGTTTctctgtaactgctggatgtgtaaattagCAAACAGTTTGCCATCTCAActtaaaagttaaaaatatGTCAGTAAAGATATACCAACATATTtccttaaaaaaatcttttaaaatctTAACAACAAAAAGTGTAATCAATTTTGCTTTCATTCATGTGCTTTTAGAATTAGGAAAAATATCTATTAGGAAAGAGATCTTGGTAGCACTGGGATTTGAATGTTTCCACGTTTTTTTAATACAGGTGTAGTGCTGAGTGAGTAACTACATGTCGTCGCGTCAACACTTCACCTACTGTAAACTTGTTTTTCTCCCTATTTATTCTCATTTAAAAAGTACCAAGTTGGTTTTAACTGATAGCTGTGGATATGACACACAGGTTTTGACTTCAGCTCTTGTCCAGAGTGGTCGGCATGTAGGAATCATCCGGTGTATTCCTTGTGGAGGCAAGCCTCGCAGAATGTGAGTTTAATGTCCAACACACAGCTGTGTTGTTTATCGTTCATGTGCAACATATTGCTCCAAAACCAGCAGTGGAATAATTACTCTCATGCGACTTTCTTCACCTGTTTGTTAGTTTGCAGAAATGGCATGTGGCAACATCACGGTCTTACTGAATGGGTCTATTGTCAATGCCTTCAGTAGGAAAAGGTAAGAAGAAATAGATAAACATTTTTAGCAATGGTGTTTGAGTAtgtataaaataatttttatatttttatttttatctcacAGCATGTTTGGAAGTATTGAACTGGACAGCCTGAACCCACACAGGGTGAATTATGTCAACATAAAGGTGGTGACCAATCTAGAGGGACCGTTTATGTGAGGATAAAAACAGCTGATATTTCGTATTATAGTAGAATGTTACTTTCACCTAAAACAGTACCACTTTCTAATAAGTCACCCTttatgaagtgttttttttaagttgtaacTAATGACTTCAATGCTTTATAGGTTAGTTATAAGCAGTGAATAAAAACCAGGTTGTGAAAAATTCCTCTGCCAGGTTCAAATGTCTCTTTTTAGTTCTTTAATTCACTGGGAAGACCGTCTAATGTAAAACTTCTGGAAAAACCTGTGGAGAATCTGGATCAAAATGAAATTATTATGTCATTAACAATCATAACTGAAAACTTTATTTCGTATAGTTTAAAGTCCACAAATACCTAGTATGACCAACATTTATGAATCGCTATATTGGAATAACAAGACTATGCGTCCTGGTATGACCAATTATTGGATTAATGATTGATAAGCCATTAATGGCTTATAACTGATATATAAAGATTGATTATCAGCCATCCATACTGCAGTaaataaaagctttaaaaatggTGACTTATCAGTAAGTGGTAACTATTATATAGATCCACAAATCAAgtctcttgtttttcttcttttacagaGAAACATGTAGG is part of the Sander vitreus isolate 19-12246 chromosome 22, sanVit1, whole genome shotgun sequence genome and encodes:
- the LOC144537422 gene encoding ADP-ribosyl cyclase/cyclic ADP-ribose hydrolase 1 isoform X2, with protein sequence MHKHEAGALQVISPKTSVPFVMISVTVWFLMFLLCPGQLRAQLGTTANIKHIVVGRLDCEEIWRQFEEAVVRQSSCNVTVEHYRHMFYSMPQTWPCDRFLFWSKTRTLMHSYAAVVRHFWTLEDTLAGYMFNDLIWCGQEEDSGFDFSSCPEWSACRNHPVYSLWRQASQNFAEMACGNITVLLNGSIVNAFSRKSMFGSIELDSLNPHRVNYVNIKVVTNLEGPFIETCREGSIVDLIQVLQSRGFRWTCTDKDQILMILQCIQNPQQSSCQTCANSLSHRKSLTFK
- the LOC144537422 gene encoding ADP-ribosyl cyclase/cyclic ADP-ribose hydrolase 1 isoform X1, translated to MHKHEAGALQVISPKTSVPFVMISVTVWFLMFLLCPGQLRAQLGTTANIKHIVVGRCYNYITLVNPSLRLDCEEIWRQFEEAVVRQSSCNVTVEHYRHMFYSMPQTWPCDRFLFWSKTRTLMHSYAAVVRHFWTLEDTLAGYMFNDLIWCGQEEDSGFDFSSCPEWSACRNHPVYSLWRQASQNFAEMACGNITVLLNGSIVNAFSRKSMFGSIELDSLNPHRVNYVNIKVVTNLEGPFIETCREGSIVDLIQVLQSRGFRWTCTDKDQILMILQCIQNPQQSSCQTCANSLSHRKSLTFK